In a single window of the Zea mays cultivar B73 chromosome 5, Zm-B73-REFERENCE-NAM-5.0, whole genome shotgun sequence genome:
- the LOC100501360 gene encoding uncharacterized protein LOC100501360 precursor, with the protein MAAAARRAIPLVLIFLVSAPLYAADASAAAAGAGANSSSFLLAAEQTQRKDPLDGLRYYTGGWNISDEHYWASVGFTAAPVFAAAAVWFVVFGIGLFIAGCCFCCCPGAGDAYSRACLCVSLVLLLVATAAAAVGCAVLYDGQGRFHGSTVATVDYVVRQSGDTVANLQRFTGFLETAKAAGVGPVALPDDVKGRIDDVVRKVGAASDELAARTASNAAKIRAALETVRKVLIVVAAAMLILAFLGLVFSLCGLESIVYVLVFLGWILVAGTLVLCGTFLLLHNVVDDTCVAMGEWVQHPQARTALDDILPCVDTAAAKEALNRSKEVNYQLVAVLNAALTNVSNRDFPPQVPPPLNYNQSGPPVPLLCSPYAADLRDRACAPGEVPLDATTPRQAWQRYVCRGVSADAGSGAEVCTSPGRVTPSMYAQLTGAADVSYGLYHYGPALVALADCTFVRETFRSIGDDHCPGLSRYSGQVFRGLLAAAVAVLLAVLLWVVHSRERRRRSEAMEILCLASSPYKYPLEERAFLKSPARPYM; encoded by the exons ATGGCCGCGGCGGCGCGCCGCGCGATCCCCCTCGTCCTGATCTTCCTCGTCTCGGCGCCCTTGTACGCGGCCGATGCGTCAG cggcagcggcgggggcCGGGGCGAACTCGTCGTCGTTCCTGCTCGCGGCGGAGCAGACGCAGCGGAAGGACCCGCTCGATGGGCTGAGGTACTACACCGGCGGGTGGAACATCAGCGACGAGCACTACTGGGCC TCCGTCGGCTTCACCGCGGCGCCGGTGTTCGCGGCGGCGGCTGTCTGGTTCGTCGTGTTCGGCATTGGGCTGTTCATCGCCGGCTGCTGCTTCTGCTGCTGCCCGGGCGCCGGCGACGCGTACTCGCGCGCGTGCCTGTGCGTCTCGCTCGTGCTCCTCCTCGTCGCCACGGCCGCGGCAGC TGTCGGCTGCGCCGTGCTGTACGACGGGCAGGGCAGGTTCCACGGCAGCACGGTGGCGACGGTGGACTACGTGGTGCGGCAGTCGGGCGACACGGTGGCCAACCTGCAGCGCTTCACGGGCTTCCTGGAGACCGCCAAGGCCGCCGGCGTGGGGCCCGTCGCGCTGCCCGACGACGTCAAGGGGAGGATCGACGACGTCGTGCGCAAGGTGGGCGCGGCCTCCGACGAGCTCGCCGCCCGCACGGCCAGCAACGCCGCCAAGATCCGCGCCGCCCTGGAGACAGT AAGGAAGGTTCTGATAGTTGTTGCGGCGGCGATGCTAATCCTCGCTTTTCTTGGCCTTG TGTTCTCGCTGTGTGGGTTGGAATCGATTGTCTACGT GTTGGTGTTCCTGGGGTGGATCCTGGTTGCAGGGACGCTTGTACTGTGCGGTACTTTCCTCCTCCTGCACAA CGTGGTGGACGACACGTGCGTGGCGATGGGCGAGTGGGTGCAGCACCCGCAGGCGCGCAcggcgctggacgacatcctgccGTGCGTCGACACGGCCGCGGCCAAGGAGGCGCTGAACCGGAGCAAGGAGGTGAACTACCAGCTGGTGGCCGTGCTCAACGCCGCGCTCACCAACGTCTCCAACCGCGACTTCCCGCCGCAGGTCCCGCCGCCGCTCAACTACAACCAGTCGGGCCCGCCCGTGCCGCTGCTCTGCAGCCCCTACGCGGCGGACCTCCGCGACCGCGCGTGCGCGCCGGGCGAGGTGCCCCTCGACGCCACCACGCCGCGGCAGGCGTGGCAGCGATACGTGTGCCGTGGCGTCTCCGCGGACGCCGGGTCGGGGGCCGAGGTGTGCACGTCCCCGGGGCGCGTCACGCCGTCCATGTACGCGCAGCTCACCGGCGCGGCCGACGTCAGCTACGGGCTGTACCACTACGGCCCCGCCCTGGTGGCGCTGGCGGACTGCACCTTCGTCAGGGAGACGTTCCGGTCCATCGGCGACGACCACTGCCCGGGCCTCAGCCGGTACAGCGGCCAGGTGTTCCGGGGCTtgctcgccgccgccgtcgccgtgcTGCTGGCAGTGCTGCTCTGGGTCGTGCACTCGCGGGAGCGCCGGCGGCGGAGCGAGGCCATGGAGATCCTGTGTCTGGCCTCGTCGCCCTACAAGTATCCTCTGGAGGAGAGGGCGTTTCTCAAGAGCCCCGCGAGGCCGTACATGTAA